The window AGATGTAAAGCCTGTAAAAGATCGGGAGCTCGCCGCGCTGCAGGCAAGAATAGCCGAATTTAACAAAATGCTGACAGATGACGAAAAATTAAATAACGGGCAATTGGCGCAAACATTTGCTTCCATGTCTCCGCAAAACGCCGCCCAGGTGCTGCTCGAGATGTTCGACAAGGACCCGAACAAGACGGCGGCCATCCTGACGGCTATGGAGAGCGGTCCCAGGTCGCAAATCATCTCCGCGATTGCGGATACGTCAAGCGCGGCCGCGGCGAAATTAACGGAACTGATTGCGCAATAACGCCTGATTCCATGAAAGGAGGTGAAAAAATGGCCCAAACGGTACTGTTTACACCGGTTATGCAAACGTCCGGGACCGGCGCCAAGACGGCGGCGTCAGCGTCCGGCGCCATGCGGGTAGGAACAGGCGAAAACGGAAAGTCTGCCTTTTCGCAATTGTTGGCGAACGCTGCGGACAACGGGCAGGAGGACAATGGAATTGCCGACGATTTGCTTGCGGCATTGCTGCTCGCCGGTATCGATCCGCAAGCGATTGCGCAGCTGTTTGCCGCAAGCAACAATGAACAATTCAAGCAATTGGCGGCGGACATGTTGCAACAGCTGTCGCCGCAGTTTGCCAACAATCCGGCGCTTTTGGCCGCGGGAAATGAGCTGTTGCTGAACGGGCCGCAATCGCCGCTGCCATTGGCAAACCGGCCCGCGGCACTCGCGAATCAGACCGCGGAATCGGTTGCCGCAACAGATGCGGCAGCAAAGAGCGGATTTCGGCAAGTGGCGATCGATCTCATCTTGAATCTCTTACGGTTCGCAACGCAAGCGCAGCCCCAAACCTCGGCCGGAGCATTGCCGCAAACGCCGGTAACCCAGCCTTTGCCGGATGCCGCACAGCAGTTGTTCGGACAATTGTCTCTTGCAATATCGGGAATGGCGTTGCCGAAACGAAAGCTTTTATCGTTGCTCCCGGCAGAACTGAATCGGCTGGCAGACGAGCTTTCGCAAATGCTCCAATCCGCCGCGGGACAGGCGGCGGGCGTTTTGGATAAGGCGATGGCGAATCCGTCGCTTTCAAAACCATTGCAACAGTTATCGGCGCAAGTTCTGGCTGCCTTGCAAACATATGCTGCAAGCGCCAAACAACCGGTTGCCCAAATCGTTCATGCGGCCAAACCGCAATCCGATCAACCAGAGGCCGGTACGGCAAACGGAAGCCAAGCGGCAATGTTGCCGCCAAGCGGTCCGCTCATTCTCACGAACCATTTATCCGCGCCGCCAAATTTTGCGAATTCGACAAATGGAACGTTGAATATGAACAACTTTTCGCAGGAATTTACACAGTTCGTGTTGAAGTCTATGGAGATTAAACAATTTCCTGATTTTTCACAAGCGAAATTGTCTTTAATTCCCGAACATCTGGGCAAAATCGATGTCCAAATGACGATGCAAAACGGCCAACTGGTCGCGCAGTTTATTGCCGAGCATGCGCATGCCAAAGAAATGCTGGAAAATCAGCTTCCGCAGCTTAGGCTTTCGTTGCAGTCGCAAGGTGTGCAAGTGGACAGACTGGAGGTTTTGCAAACTTCCGCGTCCGCATCGCAGCTTTTTTACGAGCAAAGCCGCCAGGGGTTTTCTCATCAGCAGCATGATCGGCAGCGCAAGAAGATGGTGAACGGCCTAGTCGCCGCGGTTGAAGCCGCATATCCGGCGTGGGAAGAGCCCGATACCGCTGCGGCATACGCGTACGGGAGTTCATTCAACGCAACCGCATAACCGCATGCAATCACAAATATGCCTGTACACGAAAAGGAGGTGCGTGAATTGGCGGGTGAGGCCGTTTTTCCGCAAGTTTCCTGGCCCTATTACGACAAGCGGAATGTGGATCGCGAAGCCGGAAACAGCAAAAATCTGGGCAAAGACGAGTTCATGAAAATTTTAATTGCCCAACTGTCCAATCAGGACCCCATGCAGCCGCTGCAGGATCAGGACTTTATCGCACAGATGGCGCAATTCACCACGCTTGAACAAACGATGAATATGGCGTCGGAAATTCGCCTGTTGCGGCAGTCGTTGGGGTGGAGCGCCAGCCTGCTCGGCAAAACAGTCACGTGGCAAGACTTGACGGCGGCGGATGAAACCGCGCAGATGAAATCTGGCGTTGTCAGCGCCATTGTGATCAAAGACGGCGTTCAGCATGCGCAGGTTGGTGAGGAGGAAATACCTCTTGATCAAATTGTGTCCATCACGGATACGGAGGGGTCGCAATGAATGAACGAATGCATGTCGGGCAGCTGTATCCCGGCAATGTGCCTCCCGTAGCGCCGACGCAAAAAAAACCGGTTTCGCCTGCGGCAGCAGGGGGGATTGGACAAAAATCGTTCCGCGAGTTGTTTGCGAGCGAGCTTGTCCGTTTGAGCCAGCATGCCGAGTCAAGACTGATACAGCGGGGGATTCGCTTTACGCCCGAGCAGATGACAAAAATTGAAGCGGCGATCGACAAGGCGGCTGCGAAAGGGGCCAAAGACTCGTTAATCGTGATGCAGGATTTGGCTTTGATCGTCAGCGTGAAAAACCGAACGATCGTGACGGCTGTAGACTCCGCGTCGGTGAAAGACAATGTGTTTACCAATATCGACAGCGCGGTGATCGTAAGCTGAAGCATATACTGGGCTGGCCCGTCAAGGAAGCCCACGGCCGCTGACCGACAGAGGCGGCCGATCGACTACCCGCCGAAAAATCAGCGTGATTTTTGCGGCGACCCATCATCAGTTTCCAGGAGGGAACGGGCAAATGTTAAGATCACTTTACTCAGGAATTTCCGGAATGCGCGGTTTTCAAACCAAATTGGATGTAATCGGCAATAACATTGCCAACGTAAATACGATCGGATTTAAAGCCGGCCGAACGATGTTCAAAGATATTTTAAGCCAGACGATTTCCGGCATCACGGCCCCAACGGACGGCCTGGGCGGCGTAAACGCCAAGCAGATCGGGTTGGGTGTGGCGATCGGCGCGATTGACACGCTTCATACTCCGGGAAGCGCGATGACAACGAATAATGTGACCGATCTGCGCATCGATGGCGACGGTTTTTTCGCCGTCAAGGCAAGTGAAGATCAGGAAGTTCCGTATTTGACAAGGGCCGGCAATTTCACGCTTGACGCCGAACGCAAGCTGGTGACCTCGGACGGGATGCTGGTCGTT is drawn from Bacilli bacterium and contains these coding sequences:
- a CDS encoding flagellar hook capping FlgD N-terminal domain-containing protein, which translates into the protein MAGEAVFPQVSWPYYDKRNVDREAGNSKNLGKDEFMKILIAQLSNQDPMQPLQDQDFIAQMAQFTTLEQTMNMASEIRLLRQSLGWSASLLGKTVTWQDLTAADETAQMKSGVVSAIVIKDGVQHAQVGEEEIPLDQIVSITDTEGSQ
- the flgG gene encoding flagellar basal body rod protein FlgG, with protein sequence MLRSLYSGISGMRGFQTKLDVIGNNIANVNTIGFKAGRTMFKDILSQTISGITAPTDGLGGVNAKQIGLGVAIGAIDTLHTPGSAMTTNNVTDLRIDGDGFFAVKASEDQEVPYLTRAGNFTLDAERKLVTSDGMLVVDTGGTPIQIGDDVTAFSISQTGEIISVLADGTAEPTGINIGLVKVTNPNGLEKIGGNLYQITPNANLDGEFEYVAGNDAEAGTGAIISGQLEMSNVDLATEFTEMIVAQRGFQANSRIITTSDEILQELVNLKR
- a CDS encoding flagellar hook-length control protein FliK — translated: MAQTVLFTPVMQTSGTGAKTAASASGAMRVGTGENGKSAFSQLLANAADNGQEDNGIADDLLAALLLAGIDPQAIAQLFAASNNEQFKQLAADMLQQLSPQFANNPALLAAGNELLLNGPQSPLPLANRPAALANQTAESVAATDAAAKSGFRQVAIDLILNLLRFATQAQPQTSAGALPQTPVTQPLPDAAQQLFGQLSLAISGMALPKRKLLSLLPAELNRLADELSQMLQSAAGQAAGVLDKAMANPSLSKPLQQLSAQVLAALQTYAASAKQPVAQIVHAAKPQSDQPEAGTANGSQAAMLPPSGPLILTNHLSAPPNFANSTNGTLNMNNFSQEFTQFVLKSMEIKQFPDFSQAKLSLIPEHLGKIDVQMTMQNGQLVAQFIAEHAHAKEMLENQLPQLRLSLQSQGVQVDRLEVLQTSASASQLFYEQSRQGFSHQQHDRQRKKMVNGLVAAVEAAYPAWEEPDTAAAYAYGSSFNATA
- a CDS encoding TIGR02530 family flagellar biosynthesis protein — encoded protein: MNERMHVGQLYPGNVPPVAPTQKKPVSPAAAGGIGQKSFRELFASELVRLSQHAESRLIQRGIRFTPEQMTKIEAAIDKAAAKGAKDSLIVMQDLALIVSVKNRTIVTAVDSASVKDNVFTNIDSAVIVS